In Yarrowia lipolytica chromosome 1F, complete sequence, a genomic segment contains:
- a CDS encoding uncharacterized protein (Compare to YALI0F08833g, weakly similar to uniprot|P15424 Saccharomyces cerevisiae YDR194c MSS116 RNA helicase of the DEAD box family), whose product MLAFRFSRQSLAKSRMGSLHQVRTMFDSTKLPASEFEQRYGRVPDHGETIWSDLVAEGVTAPEGKSHMTNLTFQALGDNKVLTADLSDSLNKMNFTNMSEVQARTVLPALKGEHMLVKAKTGTGKTAAFCIPALQRARDAKIIDGVQGLKSLVISPTRDLAQQTLAFLKQVTAKGPLKDLTVAEAVGGTSVRHLLNETVNDYDGGADFLVATPGRLLFLLKDPQAAEYFANIDSVILDEADTLLDQGFEADLCEIVRLISTYTKDPYQRNFYSATLDDRVKRFAIKNCQGRVRVVDAVGKESPAQDLVEQRFVKIEELGDMLTIMAQDMKRDAAETLPKEPFKAIVFCPTKRLTETNHAILKQLVYEQGDIFGCEARNVFSLHSDMSQNGRLRAAENFRNTPHSILVTSDVAARGMDFPNVTHVYHYGVTNQFEPYVHRMGRCGRNGATGVSTMYMMEHSKWYLTMLKRNKMLDNADKVKILEEEPEESVKENVAKATKAAFSSGKDKTPNGHDASRIASAVTSFMGYYNSCSPDMKPNDKPKQVFSSFVSLCRSLGMEGNLNFQSLDRSGMFSQNFGIDRRDISQLAIPRRDAVPQSISETLFGVDANDIDYNDTTSQADRLRAQRGGSRGGNRGGYNSRGGDRGGYNKRGGDRGGYNSRGGDRNNYRNDRGDRNYDRNDRNDRNNNRYNNRNDRNDRSGGNWGKREQY is encoded by the coding sequence ATGCTGGCTTTCCGATTTTCCCGACAGAGCCTGGCAAAGAGCCGAATGGGCTCGTTGCACCAGGTGCGAACCATGTTCGACTCGACCAAGTTGCCTGCCTCTGAATTCGAGCAGCGATACGGACGAGTCCCCGACCACGGCGAGACCATCTGGTCCGATCTGGTGGCCGAAGGAGTGACTGCTCCCGAGGGCAAGTCGCACATGACCAACCTGACGTTCCAGGCGCTGGGCGACAACAAGGTGCTGACTGCGGATCTGTCCGACTCGCTCAACAAGATGAACTTCACCAACATGTCCGAGGTGCAGGCCCGAACCGTTCTGCCTGCTCTCAAGGGCGAGCATATGCTGGTGAAGGCCAAGACCGGTACCGGTAAGACGGCCGCGTTCTGCATCCCCGCTCTCCAGCGAGCCCGAGACGCCAAGATCATCGACGGAGTCCAGGGCCTCAAGTCTCTGGTCATTTCGCCCACTCGAGATCTGGCCCAGCAGACCCTGGCCTTCCTCAAACAGGTGACCGCCAAGGGCCCCCTTAAAGACCTGACAGTGGCTGAGGCCGTTGGAGGAACCTCGGTTCGTCATCTGTTGAACGAGACCGTCAACGACTACGATGGCGGAGCCGACTTTCTGGTCGCCACCCCCGGACGTCTGCTTTTcctgctcaaggaccccCAGGCCGCCGAGTACTTTGCCAACATTGACTCCGTGATTCTGGACGAAGCCGACACGCTGCTGGACCAGGGCTTCGAGGCCGATCTCTGCGAGATTGTGCgtctcatctccacctACACTAAGGACCCTTACCAGCGAAACTTCTACTCCGCCACTCTGGACGACCGAGTCAAGCGGTTTGCCATCAAGAACTGCCAGGGCCGAGTGCGAGTGGTCGACGCTGTTGGAAAGGAATCCCCCGCCCAGGATCTGGTCGAGCAGCGGTTcgtcaagattgaggagctgGGAGACATGCTGACCATCATGGCTCAGGATATGAAGCGAGATGCTGCCGAGACTCTGCCCAAGGAGCCcttcaaggccattgtctTCTGCCCCACCAAGCGTCTCACCGAGACCAACCACgccattctcaagcagctggtgTACGAGCAGGGCGACATTTTCGGCTGTGAGGCCCGAAACGTCTTTTCTCTGCACTCGGATATGTCCCAGAATGGCCGTCTTCGAGCCGCCGAAAACTTCCGAAACACTCCTCATTCGATACTCGTCACCTCTGACGTTGCTGCACGAGGTATGGACTTCCCCAATGTGACCCACGTCTACCACTACGGAGTCACCAACCAGTTTGAGCCCTACGTGCACCGAATGGGCCGATGTGGACGAAACGGAGCCACCGGAGTCTCCACCATGTACATGATGGAGCACTCCAAGTGGTACCTGACCATGCTCAAGCGAAACAAGATGCTTGACAACGccgacaaggtcaagattctggaggaggagcccgaggagtccgtcaaggagaacgTGGCTAAGGCCACTAAGGCTGCCTTTTCCTCCGGAAAAGACAAGACTCCCAACGGCCACGACGCTTCGCGAATCGCCTCGGCCGTGACTTCGTTCATGGGCTATTACAACTCGTGTTCGCCCGACATGAAGCCCAacgacaagcccaagcaGGTTTTCTCCtcgtttgtgtcgctgTGTCGGTCTCTTGGAATGGAGGGCAACCTCAACTTCCAGTCTCTCGACCGATCAGGCATGTTCTCCCAGAACTTTGGTATTGATCGACGAGACATTTCGCAGCTTGCCATTCCTCGACGAGACGCCGTTCCCCAGTCTATCTCCGAGACTTTGTTTGGAGTTGACGCCAATGACATTGACTACAATGACACCACCTCTCAGGCCGACAGGCTCCGGGCTCAGCGAGGCGGCAGCCGGGGAGGTAACCGAGGCGGCTACAACAGCCGAGGAGGTGACCGAGGTGGATACAACaagcgaggaggagatcgGGGTGGATACAAcagccgaggaggagatcgaAACAACTACCGAAATGACCGTGGAGATCGAAACTACGACCGAAATGATCGAAACGAccgaaacaacaacagatACAACAACCGAAACGACCGAAACGACCGAAGCGGAGGAAACTGGGGCAAGCGAGAGCAGTACTAA
- a CDS encoding uncharacterized protein (Compare to YALI0F08855g, similar to Saccharomyces cerevisiae BCK1 (YJL095W); ancestral locus Anc_1.271, weakly similar to uniprot|Q01389 Saccharomyces cerevisiae YJL095w BCK1 ser/thr protein kinase of the MEKK family) yields the protein MGEFHINLIPTYDDAHNLTDDLQSVSSSPYSVTVPKNRLRSRSDLSEVADRSVSTGALERLVPNPNKIRVDRRVVSDTNGDSNANSGPSLTHHLSHANLNTYNNNSSTNNLQTPQKLKSSVSYSSLHRTPNNNNFDTSFQSLQSEQSFHTAPSPDGVLSSSPNETRLKFQKSRDILRQGAPSPLNLTPGNRSVNATSPHPPTPSAYLFENDSSHKNQEQPSKQSPIQYSSPHPIGNAISWKADEPNNWTLDRVLMFLDLYQFGPDWAQTFTERNIVEGRFLELVSYQKLKALGHLSLNNGEVDTSPSRFIHILRKTLNRGTSSGTIDVDALNSSQSSDGTTGRHAATSSPQAFTSPQMGSPVISQNSPVPHHSPAPSEPPPPPPPPTNSASSPAPHRNSAPPPPTSTPSAVQAKAHIPNSPSTSSLTSPLVPTTSAPADKITPRPLKTNRPQRPMTAYEGLYRTMKSPVSPSGNFFRRTHHKSSSSESSILGEDGLPKEEERKSRNLFSRLRRRDRSSSKNRNSTIPPSPVDHDGAASLYSNESKDKTSSPTLTSSSGWAPPKPPKVPIPNPTYNPPPLPPRSGSQQTPTSASTHHSSLSGFSVNSQPAPSTPLDRYFTITQNDRMILVTLDNVHFVAADLKNVLSVPQATDVIAKALGLNTHDLRFRLTDVGSEASEKLDEEALSYFFSDNKVMLSNYKLLVESASPSATLAPAVAAQTSSSVTSSPGKSIYSLETPSGGTKYPATPSYLYTKTQEPPGDYFSSQPPSKPTRQPSQSSIQTASDDQDSFKVIRPPPKKEINFDNRRSSPYDTLSRNTSFVARREAPRRPESSSSVRVRSTAVNSYTPGESEKFIPRPYHGGSNRLVMRKPVSAASSPVDQQSNDPTAATTAVSAAPQPSRLNPKLSGNFTFGRSGLKFKVPNYQDKLQRRSTSSSVRVAPEQNFQENDISFDDIQFDDDDDESDDGLWSKKLTKPTEAVSSTVSSTRSSTSSSSDVWAVRPPAEVVYDNLERFFPNADLDKPIIDDVESPPTSPDKRETLDYVKPRSMIIDQSQNDRKATITPLTSKIKEEGTLEKEEKTPAAKFSRKTGTSRIKSIRVVAREASEARKRFSTSSTKSTMTNPALLRRRSTKMWGQKVVEATPNQIKKGHISTVRDQRGHLKKFVWVKGELIGVGTFGKVYLALNATTGDMMAVKQVEVRNKAAAEVGVGALHAEVGTMKNLDHFNIVQYLGFETMQDHTYNLFLEYVPGGSVGSCLRNHGRFEENIVRFLTRQILEGLAYLHGCGILHRDLKSDNLLLDLDGVCKISDFGISKKSRDIYSNDAEMSMQGTIFWMAPEVIHNVIHNEKQGYSAKVDIWSLGCVVLEMFAGRRPWSNDEAIGAMYKLGNSRLAPPIPEDTKTFVSEDAKDFLDKCFIIDPEQRPTAQQLLDHPFCTLSQDFNFLDTSLAKVIRFNDKRPIQES from the exons ATGGGCGAGTTCCATATCAACCTGATTCCGACGTACGACGACGCTCATAATCTCACGGACGATCTGCAGTCCGTGTCGTCGTCGCCGTACTCGGTGACCGTGCCCAAAAACCGACTTCGTTCGCGCAGCGACTTGTCTGAGGTCGCAGACCGATCTGTGTCCACTGGAGCTCTGGAGCGACTGGTTCCGAACCCAAACAAGATCCGCGTCGACCGACGTGTCGTGAGTGATACCAATGGTGACTCGAATGCCAACTCGGGTCCCAGTCTCACGCACCATCTTTCCCATGCCAATCTTAACACttacaacaacaacagcagtaCCAACAACTTGCAGACTCCGCAGAAGCTCAAGTCGTCTGTTTCCTACTCTTCGCTACATCGCACAcccaacaacaacaactttGACACCTCGTTCCAGTCTCTGCAGTCCGAACAGTCGTTCCATACCGCGCCGTCTCCAGACGGAGTGCTGTCGTCAAGTCCTAACGAGACCAGACTCAAATTCCAGAAAAGCAGAGACATTTTACGCCAGGGAGCCCCGTCTCCCCTCAATCTCACGCCGGGGAATAGATCTGTGAACGCCACGTCGCCTCATCCTCCGACACCTTCGGCATACTTGTTTGAAAACGACTCCAGCCATAAGAACCAGGAACAGCCGAGTAAACAGAGCCCGATCCAGTACTCGTCGCCGCATCCCATTGGAAACGCCATCTCTTGGAAGGCAGACGAGCCCAATAATTGGACGCTGGACCGTGTGCTCATGTTTCTGGACTTGTATCAGTTTGGCCCCGACTGGGCCCAGACCTTCACAGAACGCAACATCGTGGAAGGGCGGTTCTTGGAGCTCGTGAGCTACCAGAAActcaaggctctgggcCACCTTAGTCTGAACAATGGAGAGGTGGACACTTCTCCCTCGAGATTCATTCATATCCTGCGGAAGACGCTTAACAGAGGTACATCCAGTGGCACTATTGACGTTGACGCGTTGAACTCCTCTCAGAGCAGTGATGGTACTACAGGGAGACATGCGGCAACAAGCAGCCCACAAGCGTTTACTTCTCCTCAAATGGGCTCTCCTGTGATCTCTCAAAACTCTCCCGTTCCACATCACTCCCCGGCTCCCTCTGAgccccctccccctcctccgCCTCCAACGAATTCTGCTTCCTCCCCCGCCCCGCATCGAAATTCAgctccccctcccccaaCTTCTACACCTTCAGCTGTTCAGGCCAAAGCTCACATTCCAAACAGCCCCTCAACTTCGTCTCTGACATCTCCGCTAGTGCCTACCACTTCAGCTCCAGCTGACAAAATCACCCCTCGACCGCTCAAGACAAATCGTCCTCAGCGACCAATGACAGCGTATGAGGGTCTCTACCGCACCATGAAGTCACCCGTATCTCCGTCCGGAAACTTCTTCAGACGTACTCACCAtaagtcgtcgtcgtctgaGTCTTCCATTTTGGGGGAAGATGGTCTACCaaaggaggaagagagaaagagtCGAAACCTGTTTTCGAGACTCCGGCGAAGGGACAGATCGTCTTCAAAGAACAGAAACTCGACAATCCCCCCTTCTCCTGTGGATCACGAtggagctgcttctctGTACTCCAACGAGTCCAAGGATAAAACGTCCTCACCTACATTGACATCTTCATCTGGGTGGGCACCTCCTAAACCGCCCAAAGTGCCGATTCCTAACCCCACATACAACCCTCCCCcgcttcctcctcggtcgGGGTCTCAGCAGACTCCTACCTCTGCTTCTACCCACCATTCCTCGCTGTCTGGCTTCTCGGTCAACTCTCAGCCGGCACCCAGTACTCCTCTGGACCGGTACTTTACAATCACCCAGAACGACAGAATGATTCTGGTCACTCTGGACAACGTGCATTTTGTGGCCGCGGACTTGAAGAATGTGCTTTCGGTTCCTCAAGCTACAGATGTCATTGCGAAGGCTTTGGGCCTCAATACTCATGATCTGCGGTTCAGACTCACCGATGTGGGTAGTGAAGCTAGTGAGAAACTCGACGAGGAAGCCCTCAGCTACTTCTTTTCTGACAACAAAGTCATGTTATCGAATTACAAGCTGTTGGTCGAGTCGGCGTCTCCCTCAGCCACTCTAGCACCCGCAGTGGCTGCACAGACGTCTTCCTCAGTTACTTCTTCCCCTGGAAAGTCGATTTACTCCCTTGAAACCCCCTCAGGGGGCACAAAGTACCCTGCCACGCCTTCCTACCTCTACACGAAGACGCAAGAGCCTCCTGGGGACTACTTTTCCAGCCAACCACCCTCCAAACCGACCCGGCAGCCTTCCCAATCATCTATTCAAACTGCTTCTGACGACCAGGATTCGTTCAAGGTAAttcgtcctcctcccaagaaggagatcaacTTTGACAACCGACGCTCATCTCCCTACGATACCTTGTCTCGAAACACGTCTTTTGTCGCACGTCGAGAAGCCCCCCGACGTCCCgagtcatcttcttctgtgCGAGTAAGATCCACGGCTGTCAACTCGTACACACCGGGTGAGTCTGAAAAGTTCATTCCTAGACCGTATCATGGAGGCAGTAACCGGCTAGTGATGCGCAAACCTGTCAGTGCAGCCTCTTCACCTGTTGATCAGCAGTCCAACGACCCTACTGCAGCTACAACTGCGGTTTCTGCTGCCCCTCAACCGTCTCGTCTTAACCCCAAGTTGTCTGGCAACTTCACTTTTGGCCGATCGGGACTCAAATTCAAGGTGCCCAACTACCAGGACAAGCTGCAGCGAAGGtccacatcctcctccgtGCGAGTTGCGCCCGAGCAAAACTTCCAAGAGAACGATATCTCGTTTGACGACATTCAGtttgacgacgatgatgatgagtcAGATGATGGGCTGTGGTCCAAGAAGCTGACCAAGCCGACGGAGGCGGTCTCTTCGACGGTCTCATCCACGCGCTCCTCCacttcttcgtcttcaGACGTCTGGGCCGTCCGTCCTCCTGCTGAGGTTGTTTACGACAACCTGGAGCGGTTCTTCCCCAACGCCGATCTCGATAAACCGATCATTGACGATGTGGAGTCACCGCCCACGTCGCCTGACAAGCGCGAGACGCTCGACTACGTGAAACCCCGTTCCATGATCATTGACCAGAGTCAGAACGACCGAAAGGCCACTATCACACCTCTCAcctccaagatcaaggaggagggcacgctggagaaggaggagaagactcCCGCGGCAAAATTCTCGCGAAAAACGGGCACCTCCCGTATCAAATCGATCCGAGTGGTTGCCAGGGAGGCATCCGAGGCCCGGAAACGGTTCTCCACGTCATCCACCAAGTCCACAATGACGAATCCGGCTTTGCTGCGACGGCGATCGACGAAAATGTGGGGccagaaggtggtggaagcTACGCCCaaccagatcaagaagggccACATTTCTACTGTGCGCGACCAGCGGGGCCATCTCAAGAAGTTTGTATGGGTCAAGGGTGAGCTGATTGGCGTGGGTACCTTTGGTAAGGTTTATCTGGCTCTTAATGCCACCACTGGAGACATGATGGCAGTCAAGCAGGTTGAGGTGCGCaacaaggctgctgctgaggtcGGTGTGGGTGCCCTACATGCCGAAGTCGGTACTATGAAGAACCTGGACCATTTCAACATTGTGCAGTATCTAGGCTTTGAAACCATGCAGGACCACACTTACAACCTGTTTCTGGAGTACGTGCCTGGAGGCAGTGTGGGTTCTTGTTTGCGCAACCATGGTCGGTTTGAAGAGAACATTGTGCGATTCCTTACGCGGCAGATTCTTGAGGGTCTAGCGTATCTGCATGGCTGTGGCATTCTTCACCGAGATCTCAAGAGTGACAATCTGTTGCTCGACCTGGACGGAGTGTGCAAGATTTCGGACTTTGGCATCTCGAAGAAGTCTCGGGACATCTACTCCAACGACGCCGAAATGTCCATGCAGGGCACGATTTTCTGGATGGCTCCCGAGGTGATTCACAATGTCATCCACAATGAGAAGCAGGGCTATTCCGCCAAGGTTGACATTTGGTCTCTTGGATGTGTTGTGCTGGAGATGTTTGCCGGACGACGACCGTGGAGCAACGATGAGGCTATTGGAGCCATGTACAAACTTGGAAATAGCCGGTTGGCTCCTCCTATTCCGGAGGATACCAAGACGTTTGTGTCGGAAGATGCAAAGGACTTTTTGGACAAGTGTTTTATTAT tgaTCCGGAACAACGACCGACAGCTCAACAACTATTGGACCATCCCTTTTGCACGCTGAGCCAAGACTTCAACTTCTTGGACACGTCGCTCGCCAAGGTGATTCGGTTCAACGACAAACGACCGATTCAGGAGTCGtga
- a CDS encoding mitochondrial 54S ribosomal protein bL21m (Compare to YALI0F08877g, similar to Saccharomyces cerevisiae MRPL49 (YJL096W); ancestral locus Anc_1.270, similar to uniprot|P40858 Saccharomyces cerevisiae YJL096w MRPL49 ribosomal protein YmL49 mitochondrial), translated as MMSLLRQVRHMSTAASAPSGFLKVSAEQIKPLLLANQHIFAKVHMHNNAYLVTKGDQMRLPYRFKGLKVGDVINFEHVSQIGSRDHVFQGDKYISQDHFNIKGVVTALTAEPMTTHVHHRIKDKGYTRTQRKVPQTIIRISELELKA; from the coding sequence atgatGTCGCTATTGAGACAGGTGCGGCACATGTCGACCGCCGCCAGCGCGCCCAGCGGGTTCCTCAAGGTGTCTGCCGAGCAGATCAAGCCCCTGCTGCTCGCCAACCAGCACATTTTCGCCAAGGTGCACATGCACAACAACGCCTACCTGGTGACCAAGGGCGACCAGATGCGACTGCCTTACCGGTTCAAGGGCCTCAAGGTGGGCGACGtgatcaactttgagcaCGTGAGCCAGATCGGCTCTCGGGATCACGTGTTCCAGGGTGACAAGTACATTTCCCAGGACCACTTCAACATCAAGGGCGTTGTGACTGCTCTCACTGCTGAGCCCATGACCACCCATGTTCACCATCGAATCAAGGACAAGGGTTACACTCGGACCCAGCGAAAGGTGCCCCAGACCATCATTCGAATTAGCGAGCTGGAACTCAAGGCTTAG
- a CDS encoding uncharacterized protein (Compare to YALI0F08899g, weakly similar to CAGL0M06259g Candida glabrata and uniprot|P38297 Saccharomyces cerevisiae YBR179c FZO1 required for biogenesis of mitochondria) → MSDRDPYDYPPGQEPSSSKDGNRESNANANSNANSDNYHRRGSNDHDSGYAPSVSGSIITDELVDKSKLIVFDGSTLEAADSSHRRLSGETRQMQQAQLSQLRYNENRISLGRSISAVMGILRELQDVNRDRPVYYPPVANPQPPTATSSRHSSPVPDLQAIQDPRNELLRNVSIFGEAPRDITPAPQNRRQSYIEGFDELPTVDSEFNIFKLAIVDDSKASKDVHEFDKEALGVLIDTRITKCMKHLSNLRVRIDDTASKVLITGDVNSGKSTFCNALLRRYLLPEDQQPCTNVFCEVIDARENDNVEEVHAVPLGMEYNRNSEASYEVHKLGDLEDLVYEVDRYHILKIYTVDNRPITQSLLHNGVIDISLIDAPGLNKDSYQTTQVFSRQEEIDLVIFVVSAENHFTLSAKEFITAAAREKSYVFIVVNRFDTIKNKQRCKQRILDQVKELSPATHKDASEFVHFVSSSRQLEKSPAGPDDGPGDDDDPDNNNPDMSDADFDALEESLRNFVLEKRSVSKLSPAKTYLTHILDDLEKLVHANKAVSQQQKDILLSQLKQITPQYDRSISDSTSASTQVDQTLEDCCKQAYYETREGLSAKFEQLATVSPAFSSYFDLYAYAEATMDKIVAQLQSAVIECEDKAKAHVISAVDVINTVGAEKIGSEFMANKVFRHDLMFTRRKDTLSRAIKTDIYPSDFIDIQLPSMTDVITYDYAGKVKSLLGLENLTKSETAQKMLSSESATAVSNALTLASVVGGSRLIVNRGWVHFMSNIIASEFGTVKKLILPVCVVSVVASLGYIIYDMPAAVPRNLARRVVNEVNSIDYIHSNSERIAQECRQVLKYPAREVRAGFDRLIEKNSRKRDECSKMAKKADVANKFFVKLEREIQSQKRALELIHVEVSALPLD, encoded by the coding sequence ATGTCCGACAGAGACCCGTACGACTACCCGCCGGGCCAAgagcccagcagcagtaaAGACGGAAACAGAGAGTCCAACGCCAACGCCAACTCCAACGCCAACAGCGACAACTACCACCGAAGAGGGTCCAATGACCATGACTCGGGATACGCGCCTTCTGTGTCCGGCAGCATCATCACCGACGAGCTGGTCGACAAGTCGAAGCTCATTGTGTTTGATGGCTCGACCCTGGAGGCCGCAGACAGCTCGCACCGACGGCTCAGTGGCGAGACTCGCCAGATGCAACAAGCCCAACTGAGCCAGCTTCGGTACAATGAGAACCGGATATCGTTAGGTCGAAGTATCTCGGCCGTGATGGGCATCCTACGGGAGCTCCAGGACGTTAACAGAGACCGACCGGTCTACTACCCCCCAGTGGCAAACCCTCAGCCCCCCACAGCCACCTCTTCCAGACACAGCTCACCGGTTCCAGACCTACAGGCGATCCAAGACCCCCGAAACGAGCTACTACGGAACGTTAGTATATTCGGCGAGGCCCCCCGAGACATCACTCCTGCTCCCCAGAACAGACGCCAAAGCTACATTGAGGGGTTCGACGAACTGCCCACCGTGGACTCGGAGTTCAACATCTTCAAGCTCGCCATTGTGGATGACTCCAAAGCGTCCAAGGACGTGCACGAGTTTGACAAGGAAGCCCTAGGCGTGCTCATCGACACACGAATCACAAAGTGCATGAAGCACTTGTCCAACTTGAGAGTTCGTATTGACGATACCGCCTCAAAGGTGCTCATTACCGGAGATGTCAACTCGGGTAAGTCGACCTTCTGCAACGCGCTTCTCAGAAGATATCTGCTGCCCGAAGACCAGCAGCCCTGTACTAACGTCTTCTGTGAGGTGATTGACGCGCGGGAAAACGACAATGTGGAGGAAGTTCATGCGGTGCCACTAGGAATGGAGTACAACCGCAACTCGGAGGCCTCCTACGAGGTGCACAAGCTTGGCGACCTCGAGGATCTGGTCTATGAGGTGGACCGATACCACATTCTGAAAATCTACACCGTAGATAACAGACCCATCACCCAGTCGCTGTTGCACAACGGAGTGATTGATATTTCGCTGATTGACGCTCCGGGACTCAACAAGGACTCGTACCAGACCACCCAAGTGTTTTCTCGtcaggaggagattgatctTGTGATTTTCGTCGTTTCTGCCGAAAACCACTTTACCCTTTCTGCCAAGGAGTTTatcactgctgctgctcgagaaAAGTCGTATGTTTTCATTGTCGTGAACCGATTCGACACTATTAAAAACAAGCAGCGATGTAAGCAGCGCATTCTTGACCAGGTCAAGGAACTGTCTCCTGCTACTCACAAGGACGCCTCGGAGTTTGTGCATTTCgtttcctcctccagacagctggagaagagccCTGCTGGCCCCGATGATGGCCCTggtgacgacgacgaccCCGATAACAACAATCCCGACATGTCCGACGCCGATTTCGACGCCCTGGAAGAGTCTCTGCGAAACTTTGTACTTGAAAAGCGGTCTGTTTCGAAACTCTCACCCGCAAAGACCTATCTCACGCACATTCTTGACGATCTTGAGAAACTCGTTCACGCCAACAAGGCTGTTTCCCAGCAACAAAAGGATATTTTGTTGTCTCAACTGAAACAGATCACTCCTCAGTACGATCGGTCTATCAGTGACTCAACTTCTGCTTCGACCCAGGTGGACCAGACTCTCGAGGACTGCTGCAAGCAGGCCTACTACGAGACTCGGGAGGGTCTTTCAGCCAagtttgagcagctcgccACTGTGTCGCCCGCCTTTTCATCCTACTTTGACCTGTACGCTTACGCAGAGGCCACCAtggacaagattgtcgCCCAGCTTCAATCTGCGGTGATTGAGTGCGaggacaaggccaaggcaCATGTGATTTCGGCTGTGGATGTGATTAACACCGTTGGAGCAGAGAAGATTGGCTCCGAGTTCATGGCTAACAAGGTGTTCCGACACGATCTCATGTTCACTCGAAGAAAGGATACACTCAGTCGGGCCATCAAGACGGACATTTACCCGTCCGACTTTATCGACATTCAGCTTCCGTCCATGACCGATGTGATCACCTACGACTACGCCGGCAAGGTCAAGTCCCTTTTGGGTCTGGAAAACCTCACCAAGAGTGAGACGGCCCAGAAGATGCTTTCCAGCGAGTCTGCTACCGCTGTTTCCAACGCTTTGACGCTGGCTTCAGTTGTGGGAGGATCCCGGCTCATTGTCAACCGCGGATGGGTGCATTTCATGTCCAACATTATTGCTTCCGAGTTCGGAACCgtcaagaagctgattCTGCCTGTGTGCGTTGTTTCTGTTGTCGCTTCGCTCGGCTACATCATCTACGACAtgcctgctgctgtgccCAGGAATCTCGCTCGACGAGTGGTCAACGAGGTCAACTCCATCGACTACATCCATTCCAACAGTGAGCGAATTGCCCAGGAATGTAGACAGGTGCTCAAGTACCCTGCGCGGGAGGTACGGGCTGGGTTCGACCGGCTGATTGAAAAGAACTCGCGCAAGAGAGATGAGTGTTCCaagatggccaagaaggccgacgTGGCCAACAAGTTTTTTGTCAAGCTGGAGCGGGAGATTCAGAGCCAGAAACGGGCTCTCGAGCTGATTCACGTCGAAGTCAGTGCTCTTCCTCTCGACTGA